One genomic window of Pontibacillus halophilus JSM 076056 = DSM 19796 includes the following:
- a CDS encoding YitT family protein: MGRTSAYATQGIGRELADYGLVLIGSAFVATAFNIFLLPNEIASGGVSGISTITKSLFDWNPAFVQGALNIPLFLIGIFFLGKSFGLKSLVGTIALPLFVYLTQTIEPATENALLAAIFGGMGVGLGLGIVFKGRASTGGVDVAAQVIHRTTHLSLGLCIAMIDGLIVTTAALAIDLEKGLLALVALFVTSRTIDFVQVGFNRSKNVMIISKEMESVRLAVLQEIDRGVTVLRAVGGYTNEERPIIMCVVEQSEFTKLTQTVKQIDPSAFVIAMDAAEVLGEGFKTN, from the coding sequence ATGGGACGAACATCTGCGTATGCGACACAAGGGATTGGGAGAGAGCTTGCTGATTATGGGCTTGTTCTCATCGGTTCAGCCTTTGTTGCCACTGCGTTTAATATTTTCTTACTGCCGAATGAAATTGCTTCTGGCGGTGTTTCTGGAATTAGCACGATTACAAAGTCTTTATTTGATTGGAACCCAGCATTTGTCCAAGGTGCCTTAAATATTCCCCTGTTCTTAATCGGAATATTCTTTTTAGGGAAATCATTTGGGCTAAAGTCTTTAGTGGGTACGATTGCATTGCCATTGTTTGTATACCTAACACAAACCATTGAACCGGCTACTGAAAATGCTCTGTTGGCAGCTATCTTTGGTGGAATGGGGGTAGGCCTTGGATTAGGAATTGTCTTTAAAGGACGAGCGTCAACTGGAGGGGTTGATGTTGCCGCTCAAGTTATTCATCGCACTACTCACCTTTCTCTCGGATTATGTATCGCAATGATTGATGGATTAATTGTGACGACAGCTGCCCTTGCGATCGATCTTGAGAAAGGGTTGTTGGCACTTGTAGCCTTGTTTGTCACTAGTCGGACGATTGACTTTGTTCAAGTTGGATTTAATCGGTCAAAGAATGTCATGATTATATCAAAGGAAATGGAAAGTGTGAGATTAGCTGTATTACAGGAGATTGATCGTGGTGTTACAGTCCTGCGTGCAGTGGGCGGGTATACGAATGAAGAGAGACCGATTATCATGTGCGTCGTCGAGCAAAGCGAATTCACGAAATTGACACAAACAGTGAAACAAATTGATCCATCAGCGTTTGTCATTGCTATGGACGCTGCTGAGGTATTGGGTGAGGGTTTTAAAACAAATTAG
- the prfB gene encoding peptide chain release factor 2 (programmed frameshift) encodes MELNEIKQELDKMASRLADFRGSLDLDNKKARIAELEEQMTDPSFWDDQTTAQRVINEVNGLKEYVHTLEKHEETLENLEVSLELVKEEDDKELRADLEEEVGQLNEHLNTFEINILLDEPYDKNNAILELHPGAGGTESQDWASMLLRMYTRWAEERGFKVNTMDYLPGDEAGVKSVTLNIQGHNAYGYLKAEKGIHRLVRISPFDSSGRRHTSFASCEVMPEFNDEVEIEVRSEDLKVDTYRASGAGGQHVNTTDSAVRITHVPTNTIVTCQSERSQIKNREQAMKMLKSKLYQQEIERQQRELDEIRGEQKEIGWGSQIRSYVFHPYSMVKDHRTNKEVGNVNAVMDGELDPFIDAYLRSKLS; translated from the exons ATGGAACTTAACGAGATTAAACAAGAATTAGATAAAATGGCTAGTCGTCTAGCGGACTTCAGGGGGTCTCTT GACCTCGATAACAAGAAAGCTCGTATTGCAGAATTAGAAGAGCAAATGACAGACCCTTCTTTCTGGGATGACCAGACTACTGCGCAACGTGTAATTAATGAGGTGAACGGATTGAAAGAGTACGTTCATACATTAGAGAAACACGAAGAGACACTTGAGAATCTGGAAGTTTCTTTGGAACTTGTGAAAGAAGAAGACGACAAAGAGCTACGGGCAGACCTCGAGGAAGAGGTAGGTCAACTAAATGAGCACCTTAACACGTTTGAGATCAACATCCTTCTAGATGAGCCATATGATAAGAATAACGCCATCCTAGAGCTACACCCAGGAGCAGGTGGCACAGAGTCTCAGGACTGGGCAAGCATGTTGCTGCGTATGTACACAAGATGGGCAGAGGAACGTGGATTCAAAGTCAATACGATGGATTATTTACCCGGTGATGAAGCTGGAGTGAAAAGCGTGACCCTAAACATCCAAGGGCATAATGCATATGGCTATCTAAAAGCAGAGAAAGGGATCCACCGTTTGGTACGAATTTCTCCGTTTGATTCCTCAGGCCGTCGTCACACATCCTTTGCTTCTTGTGAAGTTATGCCAGAGTTCAATGATGAAGTAGAGATTGAAGTGCGAAGTGAAGACTTGAAAGTGGACACGTACCGTGCAAGTGGAGCAGGTGGCCAGCACGTCAATACGACAGATTCAGCGGTTCGAATTACACACGTTCCGACAAACACGATTGTAACGTGCCAATCTGAGCGCTCACAGATCAAAAACCGTGAGCAAGCGATGAAGATGCTGAAGTCGAAGCTTTACCAACAAGAGATTGAGCGTCAGCAGCGTGAGCTAGATGAGATTCGTGGGGAACAGAAAGAAATTGGTTGGGGAAGCCAAATCCGTTCTTATGTGTTCCACCCATACTCAATGGTTAAAGATCACCGAACAAATAAAGAGGTTGGGAACGTAAATGCAGTCATGGATGGCGAGCTTGATCCGTTTATTGATGCGTATTTACGCTCTAAACTTTCATAA
- the secA gene encoding preprotein translocase subunit SecA: MRALLKKVFGDANSRQLKGMQKTVDQVEAFEPEIEKLSEEDLRNKTMEFKQRYEKGESLDDMLPEAYAVVREGAKRALGMRPFPVQIQGAIALHEGDIAEMKTGEGKTLASTMPAYLNAITGKGVHVITVNDYLAERDAREMGVLFNYLGLTVGLNANGLSKEEKKEAYLADITYGTNNEFGFDYLRDNMVLYKEQMVQRPLHYAIIDEVDSALIDEARTPLIISGSARKSANMYQQADQFVRVLKLEEDYTYDEKTKGVQLTEEGINKAEKFFNIENLFDLSNVSLIHHINQALKAHVAMMKDTDYVVQEEEVVIVDQFTGRLMKGRRYSDGLHQAIEAKEGLQIQNESMTLATITFQNYFRMYEKLSGMTGTAKTEEEEFRNIYNMNVIVIPTNKPIVRDDKSDMIYKSVDAKFRAVVEEIKERHEKGQPVLVGTVAVETSELISRYLTKAKVPHNVLNAKNHYREAEIIENAGQPGAVTIATNMAGRGTDIKLGDGVRDLGGLAVIGTERHESRRIDNQLRGRSGRQGDPGMSQFYLSMEDELMKRFGSDNMRTMMDRLGMDDTQPIESKMVSRAVESAQKRVEGNNFDSRKTILSYDDVLRQQREVIYKQRQDVLQSENLREIIETMMKATIERTVATYTADELDENWNLDGLMDYLKANLLEEDDLGKEDLAGKEPEEMTELIFTKVKARYDEKEEELSDEQMREFEKVILLRTVDTKWMDHIDRMDQLRQGIHLRAYGQNDPLREYQMEGFSMFEQMVISIEEDVAKYVMKAQIRENLQRQEVAKGATAVSGGEEQSQKEKKKKPVVNNNTVKRNDPCPCGSGKKYKHCHGQ; this comes from the coding sequence ATGCGTGCATTGTTAAAGAAAGTTTTCGGTGATGCAAATTCACGTCAACTAAAAGGAATGCAGAAAACCGTTGACCAAGTAGAAGCCTTCGAACCAGAGATTGAAAAGCTCTCTGAAGAAGATCTTCGAAACAAAACGATGGAATTCAAACAAAGATATGAAAAGGGAGAGTCCCTTGATGACATGCTTCCTGAAGCATATGCAGTCGTTCGTGAAGGGGCTAAGCGTGCTCTAGGTATGCGTCCATTCCCCGTTCAGATTCAAGGAGCCATAGCTCTTCATGAAGGCGATATTGCAGAGATGAAAACTGGGGAAGGAAAAACCCTAGCTTCCACAATGCCAGCCTACTTGAATGCAATAACAGGTAAAGGCGTTCATGTCATCACAGTAAATGATTACTTGGCTGAACGTGATGCGAGAGAGATGGGTGTCTTATTCAATTACCTTGGTCTGACAGTTGGTCTTAATGCTAACGGTCTATCTAAGGAAGAGAAGAAAGAAGCCTATCTAGCGGATATCACGTATGGAACGAATAATGAGTTCGGCTTTGACTATCTTCGTGACAATATGGTGCTTTATAAAGAGCAAATGGTGCAGCGCCCGCTCCATTATGCCATCATTGATGAGGTAGACTCTGCGTTAATTGATGAAGCAAGAACCCCGTTGATCATCTCAGGTTCAGCTCGTAAATCTGCTAACATGTATCAACAAGCGGACCAATTCGTACGTGTCTTGAAACTTGAAGAGGATTATACGTACGATGAGAAAACGAAAGGCGTTCAATTAACGGAAGAGGGCATTAACAAGGCAGAGAAATTCTTCAACATTGAGAACTTGTTTGACTTGTCAAATGTTTCGTTAATCCATCATATCAATCAAGCATTAAAAGCTCACGTAGCTATGATGAAAGATACAGATTATGTCGTTCAGGAAGAAGAGGTTGTGATTGTTGACCAATTTACGGGTCGTTTGATGAAGGGACGTCGCTATAGTGATGGACTTCACCAGGCAATCGAAGCGAAAGAAGGCCTTCAAATTCAGAACGAAAGCATGACGCTTGCTACAATCACGTTCCAAAACTACTTCCGTATGTACGAGAAATTGTCAGGTATGACAGGAACGGCTAAAACTGAAGAAGAAGAATTCCGTAATATTTACAATATGAACGTTATTGTAATTCCAACGAATAAACCGATTGTCAGAGATGACAAATCGGACATGATTTACAAATCCGTTGATGCGAAGTTTAGAGCGGTTGTGGAGGAAATTAAAGAGCGCCATGAAAAGGGGCAGCCTGTCCTAGTAGGTACAGTAGCTGTTGAGACATCTGAATTAATTTCCCGTTATTTGACGAAAGCGAAAGTACCACATAACGTGTTAAACGCAAAGAACCACTATCGTGAGGCTGAAATCATTGAGAATGCTGGTCAACCTGGTGCGGTTACCATTGCAACCAATATGGCTGGACGAGGTACGGATATCAAGCTAGGAGACGGAGTAAGAGACTTAGGTGGACTAGCTGTAATCGGGACAGAACGTCATGAGTCTCGTCGTATTGATAATCAGCTACGTGGACGTTCTGGTCGTCAGGGTGACCCTGGGATGTCCCAGTTCTACCTTTCCATGGAAGATGAGTTAATGAAACGTTTCGGTTCTGACAACATGCGTACAATGATGGATCGTCTTGGCATGGACGATACGCAGCCAATCGAGAGTAAAATGGTATCTCGTGCAGTAGAATCCGCACAGAAGCGAGTAGAAGGTAACAACTTCGACTCTCGTAAGACTATTCTTTCTTATGACGACGTGTTGCGCCAACAGCGTGAAGTCATTTACAAACAGCGTCAAGATGTACTTCAGTCTGAGAATTTGCGAGAAATCATTGAAACAATGATGAAGGCTACAATTGAGCGAACTGTAGCTACGTATACGGCAGACGAACTCGATGAGAACTGGAATCTTGATGGGTTAATGGATTACCTGAAAGCAAATCTTCTTGAAGAAGACGATTTAGGCAAAGAAGACCTAGCTGGTAAAGAACCTGAGGAAATGACAGAGCTTATCTTCACGAAAGTGAAGGCGCGTTATGACGAGAAGGAAGAAGAGCTGTCTGATGAGCAAATGCGTGAGTTCGAGAAGGTTATTCTACTTCGTACTGTAGATACGAAATGGATGGACCACATCGACCGTATGGACCAGCTTCGTCAAGGGATTCACCTTCGTGCCTATGGACAGAATGACCCGCTTCGCGAATATCAAATGGAAGGGTTCTCCATGTTTGAACAAATGGTCATCTCCATTGAAGAAGATGTTGCGAAGTATGTAATGAAAGCTCAAATTCGTGAGAACCTTCAACGTCAAGAAGTAGCTAAAGGAGCGACTGCTGTTTCTGGCGGTGAAGAACAGAGCCAGAAAGAGAAAAAGAAAAAGCCAGTCGTAAATAACAATACAGTAAAACGAAATGACCCTTGCCCATGTGGAAGTGGTAAGAAATATAAACACTGCCACGGGCAGTAA
- the hpf gene encoding ribosome hibernation-promoting factor, HPF/YfiA family: MKYNIRGENIEVTGAIKDYVEKKIGKLTRYFDQDPASDVHVNLSVYNDEQQIEVTIPMPNLLLRAEEQHVDLYAAIDLVVDKLERQIRKHKTKVNRKFRQEGTSPKYVFAELEQEAQKSAVGVYDDEAVEIVRNKRFDLKPMDSEEAVLQMDMLGHSFFVFNNVDTGSTSVVYRRRDGKYGLIEPN, from the coding sequence ATGAAATACAACATTCGAGGCGAAAATATCGAAGTGACTGGAGCTATTAAAGATTACGTGGAGAAGAAGATTGGCAAACTAACACGTTACTTTGATCAAGATCCAGCATCTGATGTACATGTTAATTTGAGTGTCTATAATGACGAGCAGCAAATTGAGGTTACCATTCCAATGCCTAACTTACTATTACGTGCTGAGGAACAGCATGTGGACCTATATGCGGCTATTGACCTTGTGGTAGATAAGCTGGAACGTCAAATCCGAAAACACAAAACCAAAGTAAATCGTAAGTTCCGTCAGGAGGGTACGTCTCCGAAATATGTGTTCGCAGAACTTGAGCAGGAGGCACAGAAATCCGCTGTAGGTGTTTACGATGATGAAGCAGTTGAAATTGTGCGCAATAAGCGCTTTGATTTGAAACCAATGGATTCCGAAGAGGCTGTATTACAAATGGACATGCTTGGACATAGCTTCTTCGTCTTCAATAATGTTGATACAGGTAGCACAAGCGTCGTATATCGTAGACGCGATGGTAAATACGGACTAATCGAGCCGAATTAA
- a CDS encoding peptidoglycan-binding protein has protein sequence MFTLEEVLSKNSRGLNGLHPVVKGKATQLIENAYNRGVQILITDGYRSFAEQQRLYNQGRTTPGSIVTNARPGQSYHNYGLAIDFALYTKDGRKVVWDTRIDGDGDGLSDWDEVVIEAKKLGFKWGGDWVSFRDFPHFEYTFGLSIRDLLNGKRPPMSGDVGRSDLLQRGDSGTFVETLQQQLNKLGYNLTVDGDFGPDTERAVRDFQQSQGLKVDGIVGRNTREALTSMLSEMNSDLLQRGAEGELVEILQKDLNELGYRLQVDGDFGPNTEEAVKEFQQDKGLTVDGIVGPNTREILNLALESKRDGLLERGEKGDDVKEMQQKFKMAGYRITVDGNFGPSTEQVVESFQRTHGLQVDGIYGPNTERKLDQVIAQRKNQTSIIRYPNKLFRVTTPYMRDQMGQSSIKAIQRAVGAKPVDGIYGPSTAAAVKAYQRRKGLTADGIVGPSTWRTLF, from the coding sequence ATGTTTACGTTAGAAGAAGTGCTGTCTAAGAATTCACGAGGTTTAAATGGGTTACACCCAGTTGTAAAGGGAAAGGCCACCCAGTTGATTGAAAATGCCTATAACCGGGGTGTCCAAATCTTAATAACGGATGGATATCGTAGTTTCGCAGAACAGCAAAGACTGTACAATCAAGGTCGAACAACACCAGGCTCCATCGTGACCAATGCTCGTCCAGGACAGAGCTACCATAATTATGGATTAGCCATAGACTTTGCTCTCTATACGAAAGATGGTCGTAAAGTCGTCTGGGATACGAGGATAGACGGTGATGGGGATGGGCTAAGTGACTGGGATGAAGTGGTTATTGAAGCTAAGAAATTAGGGTTTAAATGGGGAGGCGATTGGGTAAGCTTTCGTGATTTCCCACACTTTGAATACACATTCGGATTATCGATTCGAGATCTTCTGAATGGGAAGCGACCACCTATGTCGGGAGATGTGGGGAGGTCTGATTTGTTGCAACGAGGAGATAGTGGAACGTTCGTGGAAACGTTACAACAACAGTTGAACAAACTTGGCTATAACTTAACTGTTGATGGCGATTTTGGTCCCGATACGGAGCGTGCCGTCCGTGACTTCCAGCAGAGTCAAGGATTAAAGGTAGATGGAATTGTCGGTCGAAATACACGGGAAGCACTTACAAGTATGCTGTCAGAAATGAACTCAGACTTGTTGCAAAGAGGAGCAGAAGGCGAGTTGGTCGAAATTCTCCAAAAAGATTTAAACGAGCTTGGATATCGCTTGCAGGTAGATGGTGATTTCGGACCCAACACAGAGGAGGCTGTTAAAGAATTTCAACAAGACAAAGGATTAACCGTCGACGGTATAGTGGGGCCCAATACTCGGGAGATACTGAATCTTGCTCTTGAAAGCAAACGCGATGGGTTACTGGAAAGAGGAGAGAAAGGCGATGATGTAAAGGAAATGCAACAGAAGTTCAAGATGGCAGGTTATCGCATAACGGTTGATGGAAACTTTGGGCCGTCAACGGAACAAGTTGTAGAATCCTTCCAACGAACACACGGTCTTCAAGTAGACGGGATATATGGCCCAAATACAGAAAGAAAATTGGATCAAGTTATCGCACAAAGAAAAAATCAAACGTCTATTATTAGGTATCCGAACAAGTTATTTAGAGTAACTACACCATATATGAGAGATCAAATGGGGCAAAGTAGCATAAAAGCGATACAGAGAGCAGTAGGGGCAAAGCCCGTTGATGGAATTTATGGACCTTCAACAGCTGCAGCTGTGAAAGCTTACCAAAGACGAAAGGGATTAACGGCTGATGGAATCGTTGGTCCAAGTACGTGGCGTACGCTCTTTTAA